One Natrinema marinum genomic window carries:
- the psmB gene encoding archaeal proteasome endopeptidase complex subunit beta — MSNWNAQTPRGTGDPSPYEPELGSLPDGSPNAGEGGDTVNKTGTTTVGITTDEGVIIATDMRASLGGRFVSNKNVQKVEQIHPTAALTLVGSVGGAQSFIQTLRAEANLYESRRGETMSIDALATLAGNFARGGPFRAINPILGGVDAEGSHVYSIDPAGGVMGDDYTVTGSGMQLAYGVLENEYEDDLSLADARSAAARAVKSAVERDTGSGNGVFLAEVTDEGVDIQGHESFDELL, encoded by the coding sequence ATGAGTAACTGGAACGCGCAGACCCCGCGGGGTACCGGCGACCCGTCGCCGTACGAGCCCGAGTTGGGTTCGCTTCCCGACGGCAGCCCGAACGCCGGCGAGGGTGGCGACACCGTGAACAAGACCGGGACGACCACCGTCGGTATCACGACCGACGAGGGCGTGATCATCGCGACGGACATGCGCGCCAGCCTCGGCGGCCGATTCGTCTCGAACAAGAACGTCCAGAAGGTCGAACAGATCCACCCGACCGCCGCGTTAACGCTCGTGGGCAGCGTCGGCGGCGCTCAGTCGTTCATCCAGACGCTGCGCGCCGAGGCCAACCTCTACGAGTCTCGCCGCGGCGAGACCATGAGCATCGACGCGCTCGCGACGCTCGCGGGTAACTTCGCTCGCGGCGGCCCGTTCCGTGCGATCAACCCGATTCTGGGCGGCGTCGACGCCGAGGGCAGCCACGTCTACAGCATCGACCCCGCCGGCGGCGTCATGGGTGACGACTACACCGTCACCGGCTCCGGGATGCAGTTGGCCTACGGCGTCCTCGAGAACGAGTACGAAGACGACCTTTCGCTCGCGGACGCACGATCGGCAGCGGCCCGCGCCGTCAAGAGCGCCGTCGAGCGCGACACCGGCTCCGGTAATGGCGTCTTTCTCGCCGAGGTCACCGACGAGGGCGTCGATATTCAGGGCCACGAGTCGTTCGACGAACTGCTGTAG
- the psmA gene encoding archaeal proteasome endopeptidase complex subunit alpha, with translation MQGQSQQQAYDRGITIFSPDGRLYQVEYAREAVKRGTASVGLRTPDGVVLAANRQVSSPLMERSSVEKIHKADDHVGIASAGHVADARQLIDLARRRAQGEQLRYGQDIGVETLTRAVTDHIQEYTQTGGARPFGVALLVGGVEDGEPRLFETDPSGTDYEWQAAAVGGDRDTIQGYLEEHYREDLDIDGGIELAVRALSEPEDGVVDAADVDVATVTTDDESFRSVEEDRLESIIAEIDTEESDE, from the coding sequence ATGCAAGGACAATCCCAGCAGCAGGCCTACGACCGGGGGATCACCATCTTCTCCCCCGACGGACGCCTCTACCAGGTCGAGTACGCCCGCGAGGCCGTCAAGCGCGGGACCGCAAGCGTCGGTCTCCGGACGCCCGACGGCGTCGTCCTCGCGGCGAACCGGCAGGTGAGTTCGCCGCTCATGGAGCGCTCGAGCGTCGAGAAGATTCACAAGGCCGACGATCACGTCGGGATCGCCAGCGCGGGCCACGTCGCCGACGCGCGCCAGCTGATCGACCTCGCCCGCCGTCGCGCACAGGGCGAGCAGCTCCGCTACGGGCAGGATATCGGCGTCGAGACGCTGACGCGTGCGGTCACCGATCACATTCAGGAGTACACCCAAACTGGCGGCGCGCGCCCGTTCGGCGTCGCCCTGCTCGTCGGCGGCGTCGAGGACGGCGAGCCCCGCCTCTTCGAGACCGACCCCTCCGGGACGGACTACGAGTGGCAGGCGGCCGCCGTCGGCGGCGACCGCGATACCATCCAGGGCTACCTCGAGGAACACTACCGCGAGGACCTCGATATCGACGGCGGGATCGAACTCGCCGTCCGCGCGCTCAGCGAGCCCGAGGACGGCGTCGTCGACGCCGCGGATGTCGACGTCGCGACGGTCACGACCGACGACGAGTCGTTCCGCTCGGTCGAGGAGGATCGCCTCGAGTCGATCATCGCCGAAATCGACACGGAGGAGAGCGATGAGTAA
- a CDS encoding dihydrolipoyl dehydrogenase — protein sequence MEEYDFLVIGSGSGLDVANAAATQGLSVAVVEKGRLGGTCLNRGCIPSKQLLYHAHVKETIDQAGEFHIDATVNDVAFADIVREVTEDVHGSSDSIQRGLHASDAIDLYDAEARFVDDRTIELAGGRADAERLRAETVLVAAGTRPAVPTIDGLGDIEYLTSTEALQLETRPDHLVIVGGGYIAAELAQFFGAFGSEISIVGRRPRLLPDADEEVAAEFTERYADRYDVYTGYEAASVSATDGSISVEAHPFTYEDESDSGVGVGETSADEEPVTVTGDELLVAAGRVPNTDTLNVDAAGIDTDEDGFVDTDEYLRTTAEGVWALGDIVGEYLLKHNANHEARTVARNLFGEDLEPVDYSAMPFAVFGSPEVAGVGLTEGELRATDREYATRTYRYEETARGSAMHAEGVVKPLISLEGEILGCHIVGPEASNLIQEVVVAMTAGSGTVHDIRESVHIHPALSEVVQRAFSGQFTRGGGHEHGHGHGHEHDHSHGGGRDHDH from the coding sequence ATGGAGGAGTACGACTTCCTCGTCATCGGCTCCGGGTCCGGGCTCGACGTGGCGAACGCGGCGGCCACGCAGGGACTCTCGGTCGCGGTCGTCGAGAAGGGGCGTCTCGGCGGCACCTGCCTCAACCGCGGCTGTATTCCCTCGAAGCAGTTGCTCTATCACGCGCACGTGAAGGAAACGATCGATCAGGCCGGCGAGTTTCACATCGACGCGACGGTGAACGACGTGGCCTTTGCCGACATCGTCCGCGAGGTCACCGAGGACGTCCACGGCAGTTCGGACTCGATCCAGCGCGGCCTCCACGCGTCGGACGCGATAGACCTGTACGACGCTGAGGCCCGATTCGTCGACGACCGGACGATCGAGCTCGCCGGAGGGAGAGCCGACGCCGAGCGCCTCCGCGCGGAGACCGTCCTCGTCGCGGCCGGAACGCGTCCGGCGGTTCCGACGATCGACGGCCTCGGAGACATCGAGTACCTCACCAGCACGGAGGCACTGCAACTCGAGACCCGACCGGACCACCTCGTCATCGTCGGCGGCGGCTACATCGCGGCCGAACTGGCGCAGTTCTTCGGCGCGTTCGGCAGCGAGATCTCGATCGTCGGCCGGCGGCCCCGGTTACTCCCCGACGCCGACGAGGAGGTCGCCGCCGAGTTCACCGAGCGGTACGCCGACCGGTACGACGTGTACACCGGCTACGAGGCCGCCAGCGTCTCGGCGACCGACGGCTCGATCTCCGTCGAAGCGCACCCCTTCACGTACGAGGACGAAAGCGATTCGGGGGTGGGCGTCGGTGAGACGAGCGCGGACGAGGAGCCCGTGACCGTCACCGGCGACGAACTGCTCGTCGCGGCCGGCCGCGTTCCGAACACCGACACGCTGAACGTCGACGCCGCGGGCATCGACACGGACGAGGACGGCTTCGTCGACACCGACGAGTACCTGCGGACGACCGCCGAGGGCGTCTGGGCGCTCGGCGACATCGTCGGCGAGTACCTGCTGAAACACAACGCCAACCACGAGGCACGAACCGTCGCGCGGAACCTGTTCGGCGAGGACCTCGAGCCGGTCGACTACTCCGCGATGCCATTCGCCGTCTTCGGCTCGCCGGAGGTCGCCGGCGTCGGACTGACCGAAGGGGAGTTGCGCGCGACCGACCGCGAGTACGCCACGCGCACCTACCGGTACGAGGAGACGGCCCGCGGGAGCGCGATGCACGCCGAAGGGGTCGTCAAGCCGCTCATCTCCCTCGAGGGGGAGATCCTCGGCTGTCACATCGTCGGTCCCGAGGCCTCGAACCTGATCCAGGAGGTCGTCGTCGCGATGACGGCCGGCTCCGGGACGGTCCACGACATCCGCGAGTCGGTCCACATCCACCCCGCGCTCTCGGAGGTCGTCCAGCGCGCGTTCTCCGGGCAGTTCACGCGCGGCGGTGGTCACGAGCACGGGCACGGTCATGGGCACGAGCACGATCACAGCCACGGCGGCGGTCGTGACCACGATCACTGA
- a CDS encoding DsrE family protein, whose amino-acid sequence MVNAAVVILAGTESHSDLGRLVNGLEAAKEFDENPDDDLELIFDGAGTQWVPELEDEDHDYHDLYQSLRDEAAVCDYCSNAFGVSDAVDDTDVVAVDENEGHPSIRSLVDDGYEIITF is encoded by the coding sequence ATGGTAAACGCAGCAGTCGTCATTCTGGCAGGCACCGAGTCACACAGCGATCTCGGCCGACTCGTCAACGGCCTCGAGGCGGCAAAGGAGTTCGACGAGAACCCCGACGACGATCTCGAGTTGATCTTCGACGGAGCCGGGACACAGTGGGTCCCGGAACTCGAGGACGAAGACCACGACTACCACGACCTCTATCAGTCGCTCCGCGACGAGGCGGCCGTCTGTGACTACTGTTCGAACGCCTTCGGCGTCAGCGACGCGGTCGACGACACCGACGTCGTCGCCGTCGACGAGAACGAAGGACATCCGAGCATCCGCTCGTTAGTTGACGACGGCTACGAGATTATCACGTTCTGA
- a CDS encoding DNA topoisomerase VI subunit B, protein MTSFQSTLGDEPGIAEELAESQQSISIAEFFEKNKHMLGFDSGARGLVTAVKEAVDNALDAAEEAGILPDIYVEIQEAGDYYRLIVEDNGPGLTKESLPKVFGKLLYGSRFHAREQSRGQQGIGISAAVLYSQLTSGKPAKITSRTQGSSEAEYFELIVDTDENEPEISVEETTTWDRPHGTRIELEMEANMRARQQLHDYIKHTAVVNPHARLELREPQEHFKFERATDQLPEETEEIRPHPHGVELGTVMKMLAATDSQTVSGFVQEEFTRVGKKTADSIIDAFRDRHYGREMRWRPPASHESVNIEAAVEAATANKGADATSAFAEAIAEAVDDHDRVAHHELLAAVDAAADDVEADHGTTFGDTVRENAVEAVWLELIDAADTELEAAADAADESDENAESRLTADLYDLADDATSTRKDDEIIHAFAERLAAKFEDEREAENVRHRLTRTRLREFVDRAAELTEEYDDVSFGETARENVVEAVWDVMATVPDDPPLVRELNGDRDATSNLVDAMRATDIMAPPTRCLSPISEDLITAGLEKEFDADFFASATRDAGVSGGDPFIVEAGIAYGGDLPADGTGEVMRFANRVPLVYQRGACATTDVVKSIGWRNYGLDQPGGSGLPNGPVVIMIHVASTNVPFTSESKDAVANVPEIEDEIELAIREAARDLKSYLNKRRSMQQRRKKQNVLGKILPEMAEKVAEVTGRDEPDIGDAIARIMNNVLVERQVEANGDGTAVSVVVENNSSTNESLEITDIVSAEPTSLSDGATVVEMDGEWFVKWEPEVGSDGEATLEYEVPDDATFDLDVKGVESEKLTVSDQ, encoded by the coding sequence ATGACGTCGTTCCAGTCGACACTCGGTGACGAGCCGGGGATCGCCGAGGAGCTGGCCGAAAGCCAGCAGTCGATCTCCATCGCCGAGTTCTTCGAAAAGAACAAGCACATGCTCGGCTTCGACAGCGGTGCTCGAGGCCTCGTCACGGCCGTCAAGGAGGCCGTCGACAACGCCTTAGACGCCGCCGAGGAAGCGGGCATCCTCCCGGATATCTACGTCGAGATTCAGGAAGCCGGCGACTACTACCGGCTGATCGTCGAGGACAACGGCCCCGGGCTGACGAAGGAATCGCTGCCGAAAGTCTTCGGGAAACTGCTCTACGGCTCTCGCTTTCACGCGCGCGAACAGTCTCGCGGCCAGCAGGGGATCGGAATCTCCGCGGCCGTCCTCTACTCGCAACTGACCAGCGGCAAACCCGCCAAGATCACCAGTCGAACCCAGGGCTCGAGCGAGGCGGAGTACTTCGAACTCATCGTCGACACCGACGAGAACGAGCCCGAGATCAGCGTCGAGGAGACGACCACCTGGGACCGCCCCCACGGGACGCGCATCGAACTCGAGATGGAGGCAAACATGCGCGCCCGCCAGCAGCTCCACGACTACATCAAGCACACAGCGGTCGTCAATCCCCACGCCCGCCTCGAGCTACGCGAGCCACAGGAACATTTCAAATTCGAGCGCGCGACCGACCAGCTTCCCGAGGAGACCGAGGAGATCCGGCCCCACCCCCACGGCGTCGAACTCGGCACCGTGATGAAGATGCTGGCGGCGACGGACTCCCAGACGGTCTCCGGCTTCGTCCAGGAGGAGTTCACCCGTGTCGGGAAGAAAACGGCCGATTCGATCATCGACGCGTTCCGCGACCGCCACTACGGCCGCGAGATGCGCTGGCGGCCGCCCGCCTCTCACGAGTCCGTCAACATCGAAGCCGCGGTCGAGGCCGCTACGGCGAACAAAGGCGCCGACGCGACCAGCGCATTCGCCGAGGCTATCGCCGAGGCAGTCGACGACCACGACCGCGTCGCCCACCACGAACTGCTCGCGGCCGTCGACGCGGCCGCCGACGACGTCGAAGCCGACCACGGAACGACGTTCGGCGACACCGTCCGCGAGAACGCCGTCGAGGCGGTCTGGCTCGAGCTGATCGACGCCGCCGATACGGAACTCGAGGCCGCCGCGGATGCGGCCGACGAGTCCGACGAAAACGCCGAGTCGCGGCTCACCGCCGACCTGTACGACCTCGCGGACGACGCGACGAGTACCCGCAAAGACGACGAGATTATCCACGCCTTCGCCGAGCGGCTCGCGGCCAAGTTCGAGGACGAACGCGAGGCCGAGAACGTCCGCCACCGGCTCACCCGAACGCGGCTCCGCGAGTTCGTCGACCGGGCGGCGGAGCTCACCGAGGAGTACGACGACGTCTCATTCGGCGAAACGGCACGCGAGAACGTCGTCGAGGCCGTCTGGGACGTGATGGCGACCGTCCCCGACGATCCGCCGCTCGTGCGCGAACTCAACGGCGACCGCGACGCCACCAGTAATCTCGTCGACGCCATGCGCGCGACCGACATCATGGCGCCGCCGACGCGGTGTCTCTCCCCCATCTCCGAAGACCTCATCACCGCCGGCCTCGAGAAGGAGTTCGACGCGGACTTCTTCGCCTCCGCGACCCGCGACGCCGGCGTCTCCGGCGGCGATCCGTTCATCGTCGAGGCCGGGATCGCCTACGGCGGCGACCTGCCAGCCGACGGCACCGGCGAAGTCATGCGCTTTGCGAACCGCGTCCCGCTGGTCTACCAGCGCGGGGCCTGCGCGACCACCGACGTGGTCAAGTCGATCGGCTGGCGCAACTACGGCCTCGACCAGCCCGGCGGTTCCGGGCTGCCGAACGGCCCTGTGGTGATCATGATTCACGTCGCCTCGACGAACGTTCCCTTCACCAGCGAGTCGAAAGACGCCGTCGCGAACGTCCCGGAGATCGAAGACGAGATCGAACTCGCCATCCGGGAGGCCGCCCGCGACCTCAAGAGCTATCTCAACAAGCGCCGGTCGATGCAACAGCGCCGAAAGAAACAGAACGTCCTCGGGAAGATCCTCCCGGAGATGGCCGAAAAAGTCGCCGAGGTCACCGGCCGCGACGAGCCCGATATCGGCGACGCGATCGCCCGCATCATGAACAACGTCCTCGTCGAACGGCAGGTCGAGGCAAACGGCGACGGCACGGCCGTCTCCGTCGTCGTCGAGAACAACTCGAGTACGAACGAGTCCCTCGAGATCACCGACATCGTCTCGGCGGAGCCGACGAGCCTCTCCGATGGCGCGACCGTCGTCGAGATGGACGGCGAGTGGTTCGTCAAGTGGGAGCCCGAGGTCGGCAGCGACGGCGAGGCCACCCTCGAGTACGAGGTACCGGACGACGCGACGTTCGATCTGGACGTCAAAGGCGTCGAGAGCGAGAAACTTACCGTCAGTGACCAATGA
- a CDS encoding DNA topoisomerase IV subunit A translates to MSADDNQQAREQLIDLAAQFYDQFELGEIPHMSVPTRTKNNIEYDEDKEVWVYGDRESTRSANSVRGARKLLKAVYTIDFLADQLEEDRSSTLRELYYLSESWDNNEAQFSDQDESNSMVEDLEIVSGVTREDFHMRPEESGATIMGPLHLREQTRRGEREIHCQEDVGEGGYQIPNNPDTIDFLDCDADFILAVETGGMRDRLVENGFDDEYNALIVHLKGQPARATRRITKRLHDELDLPVTVFTDGDPWSYRIFGSVAYGSIKSAHLSEYLATPEAQFIGIQPADIVEYELPTDPLSDSDINALESELEDPRFQTDYWEEQIELQLDIEKKSEQQSLASHGLDFVTDTYLPERLSEMGVL, encoded by the coding sequence ATGAGCGCAGACGACAACCAACAGGCCAGAGAGCAGTTGATCGATCTCGCCGCGCAGTTTTACGACCAGTTCGAACTGGGCGAGATCCCCCACATGTCCGTGCCGACGCGGACGAAGAACAACATCGAGTACGACGAGGACAAAGAAGTCTGGGTTTACGGCGACCGCGAATCGACCCGGTCGGCCAACTCCGTCCGGGGGGCGCGCAAGCTCCTGAAGGCGGTCTACACCATCGACTTCCTCGCCGACCAACTCGAGGAGGATCGCTCCTCGACCCTGCGTGAACTCTACTACCTCTCGGAGAGTTGGGACAACAACGAGGCCCAGTTCTCGGATCAGGACGAGTCAAACAGCATGGTCGAGGACTTGGAGATCGTCTCGGGGGTCACCCGCGAGGACTTCCACATGCGCCCGGAGGAGTCCGGCGCGACGATCATGGGGCCGCTGCACCTGCGAGAGCAGACCCGCCGCGGCGAGCGCGAGATCCACTGTCAGGAAGACGTCGGCGAAGGTGGCTACCAGATCCCGAACAACCCCGACACGATCGACTTCCTCGACTGCGACGCCGACTTCATCCTCGCGGTGGAGACCGGCGGGATGCGCGACCGACTGGTCGAAAACGGCTTCGACGACGAGTACAACGCCCTGATCGTCCACCTCAAGGGCCAGCCCGCGCGGGCGACCCGGCGGATCACCAAGCGTCTGCACGACGAACTCGACCTCCCCGTCACAGTCTTTACCGACGGTGACCCCTGGTCGTACCGTATCTTCGGCTCCGTCGCGTACGGCTCGATCAAGTCCGCCCACCTCTCGGAGTACCTCGCGACCCCCGAAGCGCAGTTCATCGGCATCCAGCCCGCCGACATCGTCGAGTACGAACTGCCGACCGACCCGCTTTCGGACTCCGATATCAACGCCCTCGAGAGCGAACTCGAGGACCCGCGATTCCAGACCGACTACTGGGAAGAACAGATCGAACTGCAACTCGACATCGAGAAGAAGTCCGAACAGCAGTCACTGGCGTCTCACGGTCTCGACTTCGTGACGGACACCTATCTCCCTGAACGCCTCAGTGAGATGGGCGTCCTCTAG
- a CDS encoding MBL fold metallo-hydrolase, translating into MTVTFDALTIDWFGLATLRLEGQTGAVVYIDPGPERYGVLDGFEPRDGDLVLVSHDHHYDPDSIRRVARDDALIVVHESIRANDLDGIDEDPDDLAFEVERVGADESFAIGPLDLYTTPAYNDPDGPHTDEPGEPYHPEGRGCGFGVTIDGVTAFWPGDTDVLAVHDDLPVDCFFPPIGGTFTMDRREAAALAARLEPDLVLPVHYDTFAAIEVDSDAFVVDVARRNVPVVLDE; encoded by the coding sequence ATGACCGTCACCTTCGACGCGCTGACCATCGACTGGTTCGGCCTCGCGACCCTCCGACTCGAGGGCCAGACGGGCGCGGTCGTCTACATCGATCCGGGCCCGGAACGCTACGGCGTGCTGGACGGCTTCGAACCCCGCGACGGCGACCTGGTGCTCGTCAGCCACGATCACCACTACGATCCCGACTCGATCCGACGGGTCGCTCGCGACGACGCGCTGATCGTCGTCCACGAGTCGATCCGCGCGAACGACCTCGACGGGATCGACGAGGACCCCGACGACCTGGCGTTCGAAGTCGAACGCGTCGGCGCGGACGAGTCGTTCGCCATCGGGCCGCTCGACCTGTATACGACGCCGGCGTACAACGATCCCGACGGCCCGCACACCGACGAACCCGGCGAGCCCTATCACCCCGAGGGCCGTGGCTGTGGCTTCGGGGTCACGATCGACGGGGTCACCGCGTTCTGGCCGGGCGATACCGACGTGCTGGCGGTCCACGACGACCTGCCGGTCGACTGCTTCTTCCCGCCGATCGGCGGCACGTTCACCATGGATCGCCGCGAGGCGGCGGCGCTTGCTGCGCGCCTCGAGCCGGATCTCGTCCTCCCGGTCCACTACGATACGTTCGCGGCGATCGAGGTCGATTCGGACGCGTTCGTCGTCGATGTCGCCCGCCGGAACGTGCCGGTCGTCCTCGACGAGTAG
- a CDS encoding fumarylacetoacetate hydrolase family protein produces MKYVRFRDPAGAVRRGEYDDGTVTFANERYDLESDEIDVLPPSEPSKIVCIGRNYADHADEMGSDLPDRPMLFLKPPNALASHGDTVTLPAGKERLDHEAELGVVIGEQCRHVAEEDAMDVIAGITCVNDLSNRDDQRQEQNWIRGKAFDGAAPMGPVVATPDEVPEDASVRTRVNGETRQDGSREQLIFSIPELIAEITTYLTLEPGDVIATGTPEGVGPLSDGDEIEIEVEGVGTLEHSVRIP; encoded by the coding sequence ATGAAATACGTCCGCTTTCGTGATCCGGCCGGCGCGGTTCGCCGTGGCGAGTACGACGACGGGACGGTAACGTTCGCGAACGAGCGCTACGACCTCGAGAGCGACGAGATCGACGTGCTCCCGCCGTCGGAACCGTCGAAAATCGTCTGTATCGGACGCAACTACGCCGACCACGCCGACGAGATGGGATCGGACCTGCCCGATCGGCCGATGCTCTTCTTGAAGCCGCCGAACGCGCTAGCGTCCCACGGCGATACCGTCACCCTCCCTGCGGGTAAAGAGCGACTCGACCACGAGGCCGAACTCGGCGTCGTCATCGGCGAGCAGTGTCGCCACGTCGCCGAGGAGGACGCGATGGACGTGATCGCCGGCATCACCTGCGTCAACGACCTCTCGAACCGCGACGACCAGCGCCAGGAACAGAACTGGATCCGCGGGAAGGCCTTCGACGGCGCTGCTCCGATGGGGCCGGTCGTGGCGACCCCCGACGAGGTCCCCGAAGACGCGTCCGTACGGACCCGCGTCAACGGCGAGACGAGGCAGGACGGCTCCCGCGAGCAACTCATCTTCTCGATCCCGGAACTGATCGCCGAGATCACGACTTACCTCACCCTTGAGCCGGGCGACGTGATCGCCACCGGCACGCCCGAGGGCGTCGGCCCGCTGTCGGACGGCGACGAGATCGAAATCGAGGTCGAAGGCGTGGGCACGCTCGAGCACTCGGTTCGGATTCCCTGA
- a CDS encoding twin-arginine translocation signal domain-containing protein: MAYGTNPEERYSYGEVSDENRREFLKALGVIAGGAVAGATLEDLRTEVSSGATEGLAEMGQAVQNGLTGTLDEAFLGEQLAALEGSFGMLSELEAMGVPEQDASAYQELTTAAWAINDHLSEEGFFASAEANLPAFSADHIERTTRQLLQINALPATLSEVGFSEQEQTALVVNIVNTREQLSWWMKTPDYPPADAVDDGVVHEYVAPLHQRAAEGSLLWIDGLDHFLWQRKPLVTDEMIGRGLWDVKSMLGGYYLLASAARDLAAGDIADDHLTTLTTASTALMIIAQEFLISDVVRITDDKRAPRTPASD, encoded by the coding sequence ATGGCATACGGTACCAATCCAGAAGAGAGATACAGCTACGGGGAGGTCAGCGACGAGAACCGTCGCGAGTTCCTGAAGGCGCTTGGCGTCATCGCCGGCGGCGCTGTCGCCGGTGCGACGTTAGAAGACCTCAGAACGGAGGTCTCGAGCGGCGCGACCGAGGGGCTCGCCGAGATGGGGCAGGCGGTCCAGAACGGACTGACCGGCACGCTCGACGAGGCCTTCCTGGGCGAACAGTTGGCGGCGCTCGAGGGGAGCTTCGGCATGCTCTCGGAGCTCGAGGCGATGGGCGTCCCCGAACAGGATGCGTCGGCCTACCAAGAGTTGACGACGGCGGCGTGGGCGATCAACGACCATCTGTCGGAGGAGGGGTTTTTCGCGAGCGCAGAGGCGAACCTGCCGGCGTTTAGCGCCGACCACATCGAGCGGACGACGCGACAGTTGTTACAGATCAACGCGTTGCCGGCGACGCTGTCGGAGGTCGGCTTCTCGGAGCAAGAACAGACGGCGCTGGTGGTCAACATCGTCAACACCCGCGAACAGCTCTCGTGGTGGATGAAGACGCCGGACTATCCGCCGGCGGACGCGGTCGACGACGGTGTCGTCCACGAGTACGTCGCTCCGCTACACCAGCGGGCGGCCGAGGGATCGCTGCTGTGGATCGACGGGCTCGATCACTTCCTGTGGCAGCGGAAACCGCTGGTCACCGACGAGATGATCGGCCGCGGTCTGTGGGACGTCAAATCGATGCTCGGCGGGTACTACCTGCTTGCATCGGCCGCGCGCGACCTCGCAGCCGGCGACATCGCTGACGACCACCTCACGACGCTGACGACGGCCAGCACCGCGCTCATGATCATCGCCCAGGAGTTCCTGATCAGCGATGTCGTCCGGATCACCGACGACAAGCGCGCGCCGCGGACTCCGGCGAGCGACTAA